The genomic DNA GGCCGATATCGATCTCGTGGGTCGCGGTCCCTCCAAGAACCTGGATTACGCGAACGCGACCCGCGCGCGATTCGCCGTCCTGGTCGGCGAGCGGGAGCTCAAGGCGGAGAAGGTCGGGCTCCGCAACCTGAAGACGGGGGAGCAGCGCGAGGTCCCTGTGGGCATCCTCGTCGAAGAGATCCGCGCGGCGGAGGCGTCGTCAGGCTGACAGCTTCCCGATTCGGTCCGCCCAGCTCGCGAGCCGCGTCAGCTTCGCGGGCACCTTCTCGCCCACGAACAGGAGAGGGTACATCCCGCCGTAGATCCCGAAGTCCGCGAGGCTCGGCTCGCCCAGGAGCCAATCGCGGCCGTCCAAGATGGCGTCCACCATGGCCAGGTGCGTCTCCATGTCCTCGCGGAACTCCCCGCGGCGCATCTCGAGCACATGCCAAGGTCCGCGGGCACGAGTCTGCATCTCCTCGAAGACCCACCGCTCGTGGTCGTCCCGTAGCTTCGGCAGCACCTTGGTGACGACATACCGCCACACGCGCTCCTCGAGGACCTGGTGGCCCCAGTGCTCGAGGACGATCGCCAGGCCCTTCTGCCCCCTTGGATAGAGCGTGGGCTTGGGTACCCGCGCCTCCAGGAAGTCGGGGATGTCGTACCAGAACACAGGCTTGCCCTCCCACACCAGCGTGGGCACGTAGTCCTGGCCCGTCGCGGCGATCAGCGCGCGCTTGTCGTGGTACGGGACATCCACGGGGTCGAAGGCGATCTTCTTGAACGCGAGCATCCGCTCCGCCGCGACGCAATAGTGGCTGAAAGGCTCCGTGTACAGCTTGGGTCGGGAGGCCATGGCCCGGGAGACGCCGTTCGGCACTTAAGGCTAGAGCCGTCGAACCGGTAACGGGAGAAAGGAGCGGGCTACGCGCGACCCGGGATCCGCCCGGACCTCCCGGGACAGCACCGCGACCGAGAGGACGACGAGGGCAGCGAGGTAGACGACCTGGTCCGCAAACGTGACGCCGGCAAACGTCGCCAGGAGGCCGAGGCCATTGAAGAGGATGTGCGCCGCGAACCCGGCTCCGAATCCGAACCCGATGCCGAAGAGGGGCGCCTCCAGGGAGCGCCAGACGCCCAACGCGGCCCCGAGCGCCAAGGCGACGAACGTGGCGTGGGCGACCTCCCGCAGCGTGAAGTCGGCCCCGCCCTGGCCCGGGTAGAACGCGAGCCCCTCCAAGAGCCCGAACAGCCCTCCCACCGCCCAGGGGGCCAGGAAGAGCCAGTACCGCAAGGCGAGCGCGGGGTCGCGGCCGCCCCGGAGCACCGCGGACGCCAGGAGAAGGACGAGCAGGGTCGCCGTGAGCTTGAGGCTCTCCTCAAACGCGGGACCGAGGACGACCATGGTCAGCGGATCGTCGTCCGGAAACCGGAGCAGCCGCAGCGGCGTCACGATGAGCAACGGCACGAGGGCGGCCAGCACCAGCCGGAGAGGCAAACCGGCCCCGATCCCTCGCCGCTCATTGTCGCCGATCGCACCGGGCCCCCGAGTCCTAGGCCATCCAGGGCTTGGGCTTGAGGATTGCCCTGCCCCGGCGCAAGCTCAGCCCGAGACCGTGCGGCGGAACATGGAGGTCGTCGCGGTCAAGCTGAGCGCCCCGACCGCCAAGATTGTGAGCGCGGCGTAGGACAGGAGCGTCCAATCGAAACCCGTAATCACGAGGGCGTGGAGGGCGTCCGCGATGTAGCTCATCGGGTTGTACGTGGCCACGGTCTGCACCCACGAGGGGAGGAAGACCTTGGGCATCATCGCGGTGGACAGGAACAGGAGGGGGAACGTGGTCAGGAGGCTGATCATCAGCGTGGCCTCGGAGTTCTTGGTCGCGAGGCCGATGAACGTCGAGATGCCCGACCAGGCGATCCCGAAGGCCATCGCGAGCGCGAGGAGGATCAGCAGGCCCCCGATGCCCGACGCGATCGTGACGCCGAGGAGGAAGCCCAAGATCAAGATCACGATCGTCTGGATCACGATCCGCGTACCGTCGCTGAGGACCTTCCCCATGAGGATCGCGGAGCGGTGGATCGGAGCGACCCGCATCTTGTCCATGTAGCCGCTCTCCAGGTCCGTGACCATGCCCATCCCGGACTGCATGGCGGAGGAGATCACGGTCTGGATGATGACCGCGGCACTGAAAAACGTCACGTAGGAGGAGGTCTTCGCGACTTGGGAGAAGCCCGGGACGCTCGCGATTGACTGGAACGCCTGGGTGAAGAGGACGAACCAGACCACGGGCTGCACGAGGCTGAAGAACAGGAACTGGGGCCGCCGCAGGGTCTTCTTGATCCAGCGGCCGAAGATGCCGTTCACCTCGGACACGTAGTTCGTGAAGCTCATCACATCGCCCTCCTTCGGCGGGCGCCCCACATCATCCGGCTCGGCGGCTTCACTTCCTCGGAGCGCATCTGGTGGCCCGTGTGCTTCAGGAACACGTCGTCCAGGGAGGGCGCGGACAGGGTCAGCTGGGAAATCTGGACGCCCACGTCGTCGAGCATGCGCACGATCTGCGGCACCAGGCTCGGTCCGCTCTTCGCGTACACGGTCACGCCAGCGTCGTAGTTCTGGACTTCCTGGATCCCCGGGATGCGCCGTAGGCCTTCGCGTGCGACGTCGCGCACGTTCTTCGCGCCGTCCGACTTGAGCGCGATCTGGATCACGTCGGCACCGATCTCCGCCTTCAAGGAGGCCGGCGTTCCCTGGGCCACGATCTTCCCCAGGTCGATGATGCAGAGGCGGTCGCACAGGCGGTCCGCCTCCTCCATGTACTGGGTCGTGAGGAAGATCGTCATCCCCTGGTCATTGAGGGACTTGATGTAGTTCCAGACCGAGATCCGGTTCTGGGGATCCAGCCCCGTCGTGGGTTCGTCGAGGAACAGGAGCTTGGGCTTCGAGATCAGGGCCATCGCGAGATCGAGCCGACGGCGCATGCCCCCGGAGTACGTTCCGGCGCGCCGGTCGGCGGCGTCCTCGAGGCCTACGGTCTTGATGATCAGATTGACCCGCGGGTCCATCTCCGCGCGAGGGATGTGGTAGAACCGCGCCTGGAGCCGCAGGTTCTCTCGGCCCGTGAGGTCGTCGTCGACCCCGACGTCCTGGGCGGCGTACCCGATGATCTCGCGAATCTTGGCGGGCTCCCCCTCCAGGTCGAGTCCGTCCACGAACACGGTCCCCGCGGTCTTCTGGAGGAGCGTCGTGATGATCTTGATCGTGGTGCTCTTCCCGGCGCCATTGGGGCATAAGAAGCCGAAGACCTCGCCTCGCTTCACATAGAACGAGATTCCGTCCACCGCGCGGACATCTGGGTCGAACGTCTTTTTGAGGTCCTTGACTAGGAGGATGGCATCGGTCTTGGTGATGACCTTCCGGCCCGTGGCGGCGGCGGCCGCCGGCTTGCTCACGGACGGGCGAACCGCCGAAGCGGGGGGCAGAGATTGCTCAGCCTGAGCGCTCATCGCCGCGTTCAGCCATCGGAAGGATTTAAGCTCGCCGAAATTCACGCGGCGACATGGCCGTTGCCCGCCGACCTCCATCTCCCGCCACCCGTCGTATGGCGGCGACGGTCTTGCGGGGAAGATAGGTACTTATCCAGGCGGCCCGGTTCGCGGCCGCTCGAACGGGGGGCGAGGCAGGATGCCTGGTAAGACACACATCGGGACCGAACTCACGGATCCCACGCTCTTGTTCCTGAAGACACCCGAGCAGGTCACGCGCGAAGCGAGCCGGCTGCTCGACGAGGCCCGCTCCATCCTCGCAAAGACGGTCAACGTGAAAGGAAAACGGAGCGTTGCGAACACCCTCGTCCCCTTCAACGAGCTGTCGAATCGAATCAGCTTGGTCGCCCTCCAGACACAGCTCCTCTTCAACGCACACACGGACGCGGCGGTTCGGGACGCCGCCAACAAGGCCTATCTGGCCGCAGACAGCCTGTCCACCGAAGTCAGCTTGAACCGGCCGCTCTACGACGCGTTCGCCAAGCTCGACGTTCGGAAGGCGGATCGGGAGACGCAGTACGCGGTCTGGAAGATCCGACGCGACTTCCGCCGGGCCGGTGTGGACCGGGACAAGCCGACCCGGACCCGGATCAAAGCCCTGAACGACGAGATTTCCGAGATCGGCTCCACGTTCGACCGGAACATCAACGAGGACCAGCGATCCATCCATCTGGACGACCCTTCGGACCTGCAAGGCCTCCCGGACGATTTCATCGCGAGCCACGTCCCGAAGGAGGGCAAGATCACGCTGACGACCGCATACCCGGACGCGATCCCCGTGTTCCAGTACGCCGCCAAGGCGAGCGTCCGCCAACGACTGCAGCGCGAGTTCTACGACCGCGGCTACCCCAAGAACCTCGAGGTCCTCGCGCGCCTGCTCGAGAAGCGGCACGAGCTGGCGACGCTCCTGGGGTACCGGGACTACGCCGAGTACGTGACGGGGGACATGATGATCGGGTCGGCAAAGGCGGCCGCGGAATTCATCGAGAAGGTCGCCCGCACCGCGGGACCGAGGACGAAACGAGACTACGCGCAGCTTGTGGAGCGAAAGCAGAAGGACGTCCCCGCGGCGATGGGCCTGGACCCCTGGGACGCGAACTACTACATCGAGCGACGGCGGGCGGAGCAGTACCGCTTCGACTCGCAGGAGATCCGGCCCTACCTCCAGTTCGAGAAAGTCCGCGACGGCCTCTTCGACGTCTCGGGGCGGCTCTTCGGCCTCCGGTACCGGCGCGTGACCCGCGTCCCGGTCTGGCACGAGTCCGTGGAGGTCTACGACGTCTACGAGGGACGGACGCGGCTCGGTCGGTTCTACCTCGACCTGCACCCGCGGGAGGGCAAGTTCAGCCACGCCGCGTCGTTCTTCCTGGTCGTCGGCATCCGCGGCGTCCAGCTTCCCCAGGCGGCCCTCCTGTGCAACTTCCCGGATCCCCGCACCTCCGCGGGCCCCGCCCTCATGGAACGCACGGAGGTCGAGGCGTTCTTCCATGAGTTCGGCCACCTCCTCCATTCGATGCTGTCCGGCCGCACGAAGTGGCTCAAGACGAGCATGGAGGCGATCGAGTGGGACTTCGTCGAGGCGCCGTCCCAGATGCTGGAGGAGTGGACCCGCCGGTACGAGAGCCTGGCGCGTTTTGCGAAGCACCACACGACCGGGGCCACGGTGCCCAAGGAGCTTGTGGAGCGCATGACGCGAGCGAGCACCGCGGCCCGCGGCATGTGGACCTCCCGCCAGGACTTCCTCGCCGCCTTGTCCCTCGCGTACTACAGCCGCGACCCCAAGGGGCTCGACACGACCGCGCTGGCCAAGGAGGTCAACGCGCAGTACTACCCGGTCCCCTGGTACGACGGGACGCACTACCAGTGCAGCTTCGGACACCTCACGGGGTACTCGGCGGTATACTACACGTACCTCTGGTCCCTCGTCATCGCGAAGGACCTGTTCAGCGAGTTCGCGAAGGGCAGGTCGATCCTGGAACCGAAGGTCGCCGCGCGGTACCGCAAGGAGATCCTCGAGGCGGGCAGCGCGCGTCCTGCGGCGGACATGATCAAGCGCTTCCTCGGCCGGCCCATGCGCTTCGACGCGTTCCAGGCGTGGCTGAATGAGGGCGCGTCCTGAGTTATCCCTCGATCCCTGCCAGCCGCCGGGCGAGTTCCTTCTTCCTCTCCAGGTCCGCGAGCTGGCGGATTCCCAGGGAGGCGGCCGCGGGCGACCCGCCGCCGTGCATGCAGAGCGTCGACAGCTTCCCCGGTCCGAAGACCATGCTCTCAATCAGCCGCGCGGCCCGAAGCCGCTTCTCCGCGCTGACGTCCCGGAGGCCGCGATAGTACTTGTCCACGAGGTCCCCGACCCGGTCGCCGCGGAGGTCTCGCTCCGAGGGCATGCAGGAAACCATCCCGCCGCCGACGTCTTCCGCCAGCCGCTGGATCTCGTACGGGAGGCGGGTCACGCTCGTCTTCGTCACATTCGCGAGGAGGGGGTCGGGGAACCAGGCGCCCGAAGGCGTCTCCTGCCCCTGGTACGCGGCCCCGAGCGCCTGCGCGTACAGGGACTCGGCGAGGTAGGTCATCTCCACGAACCGGTCCGTGAGCTGCCGCGTGAGCCCGTTGTACTCCGCGAGCAGGGCGGCCGCGCCCGTGAGCACGTCCCCGCATCCCGCGAGGCACCCGCCCAGGGTCATCCGGTGCAGGAGGACGAACTTGGAAACCGCGTCCCCGGTGAAGTCGTACTCGCCGCACATGAACACGCGATCCCGGGGCACGAAGACGTCGTCGAAGATGACCAAGGATTCCGACGAGCCGAAGCGCACGTTCCCCTTGTCGAACCCGTCCTCGAGCTTGCGCTCGTCCCCCATCTGGCGGTCGACCACCTGGACGACCCCGTCCGCGTTCAGAGGGACGGCCGCCGCGACCGCGTGCTCCCGCTCGGCCTCCGAGAACGCGGCCCCAGGTTGGACGAGGATCTCATGGGAGCCCACCGCGCCGCCGATCATGCTCTTCGCCCCGCGGATCACGATCCCGTCCCGGTCTTCCTCCACGACCCGCAGGTAGACGTCGGGGTCGGGCTGGTGCTTCGGCTTCAGGGAGCGCACGCCCTTCGGGTCGGTCAGGGCGCCCGCGATCGTGAGGTCCTCGCGGCGCACCTTGGCCACGTACCGCTGCAGGCGGCGGTGGTAGTCCGAGCGGTTCCGCGCGTCCATCTCGAACGTGGTGTGCCACAGCGCGTTGATCGCATCCCAGCCGCAGCAGCGGCTCGCGGTGCACACGCCCGTGCGCTGGCAGAGGAACCGCGCGACCCGGACGCGGTTGACGAGGTCCTCGCGGGACCGGTGGACCGAACAGTACACGTTGAACGGCTCGCGGCCCTCGCGCCGGATCATGGAGTCGCGGTATCGGGGATCCCGCGCGAGGTCGTAGATCGCGCCGATGCCTTCCAGGGCGAGCCGCGTGAACCCGTTCTTCGTCACGTCGGGGACGCGCTTGCCCAGCATGGTCACATCCGCGTGCAGGTCGCGCATGCTCTCCAGGTACCGCTCCTTCGTCTTCAGGGGCATCGCCTCACCTCACAGGAGCTCGTTCGAGATCACGAGGCGCTGGATCACCGACGTGCCTTCGTAGATCTCCGTGATCTTTGCGTCCCGGTAGTAGCGCTCGAGCGGGAGGTCCGTCATGTAGCCATACCCGCCGTGGATCTGGAGCGCCTTCCTCGTGGCCTCCACGGCCGCGGAGGCGGCGAAGAGTTTCGCCATGCTCGCCTCCATGGTGTGCTTCTTGTGGTGGTCCGTGAGCCAGGCGGCCCGGTACGTGAGGAGGCGTGCCGCCTCGATCTCCGTGGCCATGTCCGCGATCATCCACCGGATCGCCTCGAGGTCCGCGATGGGCTTGCCGAACTGGACGCGGTGACGCGCGTACTGCACAGCCGCATCGAGGGACGCCTGGGCGATCCCGACCGCCTGCGCGGCAATGCTGATGCGCCCGCAGTCCAGGGTCTCCATGGCAATCCGGAACCCGTCCCCGAGGCGACCGAGCAGGTTCTCCTGCGGCACGCGGACCTCGTCGAACACGACCTCCGAGGTCACCGAGGAGCGGATCCCCATCTTGTCGAAAATCTTCCCGATCCGCACGCCCGGTGATTTCCGAGGAACGAGGAACGCGGAGATGCCGCGGTGCGCGAGGGACTTGTCCGTCATCGCAAAGACGACGAACGTGCCTGCCACCGGCGCGTTCATGATGAAGTACTTCCGGCCCGTGAGGACGAATTCTTCGCCCTGGCGCACAGCCTTGGATTCCATGGCGGCCACGTCGCTGCCCGCACCCGGCTCTGTAAGGCAGAAGGATCCGAGCACCTTGCCCTGGGCCAGAGGGCGCAGGAAGCGGCGCTTCTGGGCGTCCGTCCCGAAGTTGAA from Thermoplasmata archaeon includes the following:
- a CDS encoding glutathione S-transferase family protein — its product is MASRPKLYTEPFSHYCVAAERMLAFKKIAFDPVDVPYHDKRALIAATGQDYVPTLVWEGKPVFWYDIPDFLEARVPKPTLYPRGQKGLAIVLEHWGHQVLEERVWRYVVTKVLPKLRDDHERWVFEEMQTRARGPWHVLEMRRGEFREDMETHLAMVDAILDGRDWLLGEPSLADFGIYGGMYPLLFVGEKVPAKLTRLASWADRIGKLSA
- a CDS encoding ABC transporter permease produces the protein MSFTNYVSEVNGIFGRWIKKTLRRPQFLFFSLVQPVVWFVLFTQAFQSIASVPGFSQVAKTSSYVTFFSAAVIIQTVISSAMQSGMGMVTDLESGYMDKMRVAPIHRSAILMGKVLSDGTRIVIQTIVILILGFLLGVTIASGIGGLLILLALAMAFGIAWSGISTFIGLATKNSEATLMISLLTTFPLLFLSTAMMPKVFLPSWVQTVATYNPMSYIADALHALVITGFDWTLLSYAALTILAVGALSLTATTSMFRRTVSG
- a CDS encoding ATP-binding cassette domain-containing protein, which translates into the protein MSKPAAAAATGRKVITKTDAILLVKDLKKTFDPDVRAVDGISFYVKRGEVFGFLCPNGAGKSTTIKIITTLLQKTAGTVFVDGLDLEGEPAKIREIIGYAAQDVGVDDDLTGRENLRLQARFYHIPRAEMDPRVNLIIKTVGLEDAADRRAGTYSGGMRRRLDLAMALISKPKLLFLDEPTTGLDPQNRISVWNYIKSLNDQGMTIFLTTQYMEEADRLCDRLCIIDLGKIVAQGTPASLKAEIGADVIQIALKSDGAKNVRDVAREGLRRIPGIQEVQNYDAGVTVYAKSGPSLVPQIVRMLDDVGVQISQLTLSAPSLDDVFLKHTGHQMRSEEVKPPSRMMWGARRRRAM
- a CDS encoding M3 family metallopeptidase, which translates into the protein MPGKTHIGTELTDPTLLFLKTPEQVTREASRLLDEARSILAKTVNVKGKRSVANTLVPFNELSNRISLVALQTQLLFNAHTDAAVRDAANKAYLAADSLSTEVSLNRPLYDAFAKLDVRKADRETQYAVWKIRRDFRRAGVDRDKPTRTRIKALNDEISEIGSTFDRNINEDQRSIHLDDPSDLQGLPDDFIASHVPKEGKITLTTAYPDAIPVFQYAAKASVRQRLQREFYDRGYPKNLEVLARLLEKRHELATLLGYRDYAEYVTGDMMIGSAKAAAEFIEKVARTAGPRTKRDYAQLVERKQKDVPAAMGLDPWDANYYIERRRAEQYRFDSQEIRPYLQFEKVRDGLFDVSGRLFGLRYRRVTRVPVWHESVEVYDVYEGRTRLGRFYLDLHPREGKFSHAASFFLVVGIRGVQLPQAALLCNFPDPRTSAGPALMERTEVEAFFHEFGHLLHSMLSGRTKWLKTSMEAIEWDFVEAPSQMLEEWTRRYESLARFAKHHTTGATVPKELVERMTRASTAARGMWTSRQDFLAALSLAYYSRDPKGLDTTALAKEVNAQYYPVPWYDGTHYQCSFGHLTGYSAVYYTYLWSLVIAKDLFSEFAKGRSILEPKVAARYRKEILEAGSARPAADMIKRFLGRPMRFDAFQAWLNEGAS
- a CDS encoding 4-hydroxyphenylacetate 3-hydroxylase N-terminal domain-containing protein, encoding MPLKTKERYLESMRDLHADVTMLGKRVPDVTKNGFTRLALEGIGAIYDLARDPRYRDSMIRREGREPFNVYCSVHRSREDLVNRVRVARFLCQRTGVCTASRCCGWDAINALWHTTFEMDARNRSDYHRRLQRYVAKVRREDLTIAGALTDPKGVRSLKPKHQPDPDVYLRVVEEDRDGIVIRGAKSMIGGAVGSHEILVQPGAAFSEAEREHAVAAAVPLNADGVVQVVDRQMGDERKLEDGFDKGNVRFGSSESLVIFDDVFVPRDRVFMCGEYDFTGDAVSKFVLLHRMTLGGCLAGCGDVLTGAAALLAEYNGLTRQLTDRFVEMTYLAESLYAQALGAAYQGQETPSGAWFPDPLLANVTKTSVTRLPYEIQRLAEDVGGGMVSCMPSERDLRGDRVGDLVDKYYRGLRDVSAEKRLRAARLIESMVFGPGKLSTLCMHGGGSPAAASLGIRQLADLERKKELARRLAGIEG
- a CDS encoding acyl-CoA dehydrogenase family protein, giving the protein MEFAPDRRHEEVRREVRRFVEAEVAPHADAWDRNREFPTRAWKALAAHGLAGLPFPEKFGGAGRDILSYVIAVEEISRASAALGVTLAVHVSLASQPIFNFGTDAQKRRFLRPLAQGKVLGSFCLTEPGAGSDVAAMESKAVRQGEEFVLTGRKYFIMNAPVAGTFVVFAMTDKSLAHRGISAFLVPRKSPGVRIGKIFDKMGIRSSVTSEVVFDEVRVPQENLLGRLGDGFRIAMETLDCGRISIAAQAVGIAQASLDAAVQYARHRVQFGKPIADLEAIRWMIADMATEIEAARLLTYRAAWLTDHHKKHTMEASMAKLFAASAAVEATRKALQIHGGYGYMTDLPLERYYRDAKITEIYEGTSVIQRLVISNELL